In a single window of the Coregonus clupeaformis isolate EN_2021a chromosome 10, ASM2061545v1, whole genome shotgun sequence genome:
- the LOC121575291 gene encoding cyclin-dependent kinase inhibitor 1 codes for MASRKRILSSPGKGPARRNLFGPVDHEQLQQEYQDILRRDLEDACRRWDFDFLSDKPLAGGDFQWEEVPGTKVPLLYLPCLLGQGEAQKVGGPAASTGRVRTGPWHHGKENIPCTPEKYRANLQNLEKTQDKNENKLKRKQTNLTDFYQAKKRVVGTPPKSGR; via the exons atggccagtcgTAAGCGCATCCTGAGCTCTCCGGGGAAAGGTCCTGCCAGGCGGAACCTGTTTGGCCCAGTGGACCATGAGCAGCTGCAGCAGGAGTACCAGGACATATTGCGCAGAGACCTTGAGGACGCCTGTCGCCGCTGGGACTTCGACTTCCTGTCAGATAAGCCTCTGGCTGGGGGAGACTTCCAGTGGGAGGAGGTTCCAGGCACCAAAGTGCCTCTCCTCTACCTGCCCTGCCTGTTGGGTCAGGGGGAGGCACAGAAGGTCGGAGGGCCGGCGGCATCCACAGGGAGGGTCAGGACGGGGCCATGGCACCATGGCAAGGAAAACATCCCTTGCACCCCTGAGAAGTACAGAGCCAACCTCCAGAACCTGGAGAAAACACAAGACAAGAACGAGAACAAACTGAAGAGGAAACAGACCAACCTCACAG atTTCTACCAAGCCAAGAAGAGAGTGGTGGGTACGCCGCCTAAGTCAGGCCGGTGA
- the LOC121575292 gene encoding transmembrane and coiled-coil domains protein 2 — protein sequence MEHEALLDKSEVTTLCLPPSASHGGSDSNISLDGAGVGASAGAVAGVVAEGSGVVEPQRTRLALEHLQQKILKITEQIRIEQEARDDNVAEYLKLAHNADKQQASRIKQVFEKKNQKSAQTIAHLHKKLEHYHKKLKEIEQNGPARQPKDVLRDMQQGLKDMGANVRAGFHGFGGGMVDGVKGGVEGVKGAVVSKPREFASLIRNKFGSADNISHLIEDGVGGHSEDAPAQRALSGSATLVSSPKYGSDDECSSATSGSAVGSHSGWAGGGGMMSGQGQAGLGSPRLEGHHHHHHHHHIHSSWDALLEGLQEIKASQAHMEDAIEDMKSQLQSDYSYMNQCLQEERYRYERLEEQLNDLTELHQNEMTNLKQELASMEEKVAYQSYERARDIQEAVESCLTRITKLELQQQQQQVVQLEGVENANARALLGKLINIILALMAVVLVFVSTLANFITPLMKTRARVAATVMLALFLFILWKHWDFLELWLLPS from the exons ATGGAGCATGAAGCTCTG CTGGATAAAAGCGAAGTGACAACGTTGTGCCTGCCCCCCTCAGCCAGCCATGGCGGCTCTGACAGTAACATCAGCTTGGATGGGGCCGGGGTGGGTGCGAGTGCCGGGGCAGTGGCCGGGGTGGTGGCTGAAGGTTCAGGGGTCGTCGAGCCTCAGCGAACGCGGCTCGCTCTGGAGCACCTGCAGCAGAAGATCCTAAAGATCACTGAGCAGATTCGCATAGAACAGGAGGCGCGAGATGACAACGTAGCTGAGTACCTGAAGTTGGCCCACAACGCAGACAAGCAGCAGGCCTCGCGCATCAAACAGGTGTTTGAGAAGAAGAACCAGAAGTCTGCACAAACCATCGCCCACCTGCACAAGAAGCTAGAGCACTACCACAAGAAGTTGAAGGAGATAGagcag AATGGTCCTGCCCGTCAGCCTAAGGATGTGCTGCGGGACATGCAGCAGGGGCTGAAGGACATGGGAGCCAATGTACGAGCAGGGTTCCATGGCTTTGGCGGGGGTATGGTGGATGGGGTCAAAGGAGGGGTGGAAGGGGTCAAAGGAGCTGTGGTGTCTAAGCCACGGGAGTTCGCCAGCTTGATCCGCAACAAATTTGGCAGTGCAGACAACATCTCCCACCTCATAGAGGACGGGGTGGGAGGGCACTCGGAGGACGCGCCTGCTCAAAGAGCCCTGAGTGGCAGTGCCACCCTGGTCTCCAGCCCCAAGTACGGTAGCGATGACGAGTGCTCCAGTGCCACCTCTGGCTCAGCCGTGGGCAGTCACTCAGGTTGGGCCGGGGGCGGAGGTATGATGTCGGGGCAGGGGCAGGCTGGCCTGGGGAGCCCCAGACTGGAAGggcaccaccaccatcaccaccaccaccacatccacagcTCCTGGGATGCGCTGCTGGAAGGCCTGCAGGAGATCAAGGCCAGCCAGGCCCACATGGAGGACGCCATCGAGGACATGAAGAGTCAGCTGCAGAGTGACTACTCCTACATGAACCAGTGCCTACAGGAGGAGAGATACAG GTATGAGCGACTGGAAGAGCAGCTGAATGACTTGACAGAGCTGCACCAGAACGAGATGACTAATCTGAAACAGGAGCTTGCCAGCATGGAGGAGAAAGTGGCCTACCAGTCCTATGAGAGAGCCAGAGACATTCAG GAAGCGGTGGAGTCGTGCCTGACCCGCATCACTAAGttggagctgcagcagcagcagcagcaggtggtGCAGTTGGAGGGTGTGGAGAACGCCAACGCCCGCGCCCTATTGGGCAAACTCATCAACATCATCCTGGCACTCATGGCCGTAGTTCTGGTCTTTGTCTCCACCCTGGCCAACTTCATCACCCCACTCATGAAGACCCGAGCGCGGGTCGCTGCCACTGTCATGCTGGCCCTTTTCCTGTTCATCCTCTGGAAGCACTGGGACTTCCTGGAGCTGTGGCTACTGCCCAGCTAA
- the LOC121575293 gene encoding ubiquitin carboxyl-terminal hydrolase 49 — protein MDRCKHVGRLRLGHEHSILNSQKWRCMDCCTTESVWACLKCSHVACGRFMEEHSLKHFQESNHPLAMEVRELDVFCFACGDYVLNDNAEGDLKLLRGALSTVRSPGRRSLRSSAGGDCNPWVGESGPQPAMQTALWHRRKVLLGKMLRRWRSRQQEEQSQREEKLEEVRRQKNEVKRRLMGELANVPPRKSARLLTQAPRSTITLIPLKFRDPPERLPPPKKPSLLSLKPPSNGRTRKLKVRRYYSSHKATRRRLAPGVTGLRNLGNTCYMNSILQVLSHLQKFRECFLTLDMCETEELLAKTNQGVAGAVVGSGSAATPGCPLGRGMGKAASGGLTAVSKQSSPPCLNAAELVQSKEPRTSTRQQMSLCHELHTLFRVMWSGRWSLVSPFAMLHSVWNLIPAFRGYDQQDAQEFLCELLDKVQQELESEGSKRRIVIPITQRKLSKQVLKVLNTIFHGQLLSQVTCLSCKHKSNTVEPFWDLSLEFPERYHSTEKGSAASLAYQRSCSLTEMLAKFTETEALEGSIYACNHCNRKRRKTSHKPLVLSEACKQLLIYRLPQVLRLHLKRFRWSGRNHREKIGVHVAFDQVLNIEPYCCTDSGQSVHREGYTYDLSAVVMHHGKGFGSGHYTAYCYNTEGGFWVHCNDSEMNVCSVEEVCNTQAYILFYTQRSA, from the exons ATGGACCGCTGTAAGCACGTGGGGCGTCTTCGCCTAGGCCACGAACACTCCATCCTCAACTCACAGAAATGGCGCTGTATGGACTGCTGCACCACCGAGTCAGTGTGGGCCTGTCTCAAGTGTTCCCACGTGGCCTGTGGCCGCTTCATGGAGGAGCACTCCCTCAAACACTTCCAGGAGTCAAACCACCCCCTGGCCATGGAGGTGCGGGAGCTGGACGTCTTCTGCTTCGCCTGTGGGGACTATGTGCTCAACGACAATGCTGAAGGAGACCTCAAGCTCCTGCGAGGGGCGCTCTCCACTGTGCGCAGCCCTGGCAGGCGCTCCCTGCGCTCCTCTGCAGGGGGTGACTGCAACCCCTGGGTGGGCGAGAGCGGGCCCCAGCCTGCCATGCAGACGGCGTTATGGCACCGAAGGAAGGTGCTGCTGGGGAAGATGCTGCGCCGCTGGAGGAGCCGGCAGCAGGAGGAACAGAGCCAGCGGGAGGAGAAACTTGAGGAGGTCCGGCGCCAGAAGAATGAGGTGAAGAGGAGACTCATGGGAGAGCTGGCCAATGTGCCGCCCAGGAAGAGTGCCAGGCTGCTCACCCAGGCACCCCGCTCAACCATCACACTCATCCCCCTGAAGTTCCGCGACCCTCCGGAGCGTCTGCCTCCGCCCAAAAAGCCCTCCCTTCTATCCCTGAAGCCCCCCAGCAATGGCAGGACCCGTAAACTCAAAGTACGGAGGTACTACTCCTCCCATAAAGCGACCCGTCGTAGACTGGCCCCGGGGGTCACAGGGCTACGTAACCTTGGGAACACGTGCTACATGAACTCTATCTTACAGGTGCTGAGCCACCTGCAGAAATTCAGGGAGTGCTTCCTCACATTGGACATGTGTGAGACTGAGGAGCTGCTGGCCAAGACAAACCAGGGTGTGGCTGGGGCTGTGGTGGGGAGTGGTAGTGCAGCCACACCAGGCTGCCCTCTGGGACGTGGCATGGGGAAGGCAGCCAGTGGGGGTCTCACTGCTGTCAGCAAGCAGAGCTCGCCCCCCTGCCTAAACGCAGCAGAGCTGGTTCAGTCCAAGGAGCCGCGCACCTCCACCCGCCAGCAGATGTCACTGTGCCACGAGCTGCACACACTGTTCAGGGTCATGTGGTCGGGCCGATGGTCATTGGTGTCGCCCTTTGCCATGCTACACTCTGTGTGGAACCTGATCCCAGCGTTCCGCGGCTACGACCAGCAGGACGCCCAGGAGTTCCTGTGTGAGCTGCTGGACAAGGTACAGCAAGAGCTGGAGTCAGAGGGCAGCAAGCGCAGGATCGTCATCCCCATCACCCAGAGGAAGCTCTCCAAGCAGGTGCTCAAGGTCCTCAACACCATCTTTCACGGACAGCTACTCAGCCAG GTGACTTGTCTGTCCTGTAAGCACAAGTCGAACACGGTGGAGCCGTTCTGGGACCTGTCCCTGGAGTTCCCGGAGCGCTACCACAGCACGGAGAAGGGCTCGGCTGCGTCTCTGGCCTACCAGCGCAGCTGCTCCCTCACTGAGATGCTGGCCAAGTTCACTGAGACGGAGGCTCTGGAGGGCAGCATCTATGCCTGCAACCACTGCAACA GGAAAAGACGGAAGACGTCCCACAAGCCCCTGGTTCTGTCAGAGGCATGTAAGCAGCTGCTGATCTACCGCTTACCTCAGGTTCTACGGCTGCACCTCAAACGCTTTAG ATGGTCAGGCCGGAACCACAGGGAGAAGATTGGCGTCCATGTGGCCTTTGACCAGGTTTTGAACATAGAGCCCTACTGCTGCACAGACTCGGGCCAGTCGGTTCACAGAGAGGGCTACACCTACGACCTGTCTGCTGTAGTCATGCACCACGGGAAAGGCTTTGGCTCAGGGCACTACACTGCATACTGCTACAACACAGAGGGAG gttTCTGGGTCCACTGTAATGACTCTGAGATGAACGTGTGCAGCGTGGAGGAGGTGTGCAACACTCAGGCCTACATTTTGTTCTATACCCAGAGGTCTGCCtag